CGCAAAGCTGATCTGTGAATTCATCTTTCCACTGTAATGACATTTTGATTTGCCTCCTTATCGCTGTAATATATTCATAAATGCACTATGTAAAGCATACGATAAAAAACTAAAATGTCAATGTTATTTAATTCATTAAAGCAGTATGGGTACAACTGATAAATAGATGGTAAAATAGCCGGGACATGGTAAGAAAAGATAACCATGACTTTCTTGTTCAGCAGATGGAGGAAAGAGTATGGCAAAAAATATCACACCGAAAGAAAAAGATTATTCACAGTGGTATCTCGACATTATACGCGTTGCGGAAATGGCCGACTATGCTCCTGTTCGCGGCTGTATGGTGGTGAGGCCTACAGGGTTCGCAATCTGGGAGATGGTGCAGAAGGCCTTTGACGATGCTTTCAAGGAAACGGGGCATGTAAATGCTTCTTTCCCGCTTTTGATACCTGAATCCTTTCTGGCTAAAGAAGCGGAGCACGTAGAGGGATTTGCACCGGAATGCGCTGTCGTGACCCATGCCGGCGGTGAAGAACTGGAAGAGCCCCTTATCATACGTCCGACATCGGAGACGGTCATAGGCTACATGTACAGCAAATGGGTGCAGTCATGGAGAGATCTGCCGATACTTATAAATCAGTGGTGCAACGTCATGCGCTGGGAGAAGAGGCCGCGCCTCTTCCTGCGCACTTCCGAGTTCCTCTGGCAGGAAGGACATACCGCCCACGCGACAAAGGAAGAGGCAGTGGAAGAGACATTGCAGATGCTTGAAGTCTATCGGCGAATAATGGTCGACTACCTTGCCCTGCCCGTTATCCCCGGAGAAAAAACAGAGGGGGAGCGTTTTCCCGGAGCAGACAATACATATACCTGCGAAACAATGATGAGCGATAAAAAGGCACTGCAGGCAGGCACCAGCCATTATCTAGGACAGAACTTCGCAAAGGCCTTTGAGATACAGTTTCAGGATAAAAACGGCGAAATGGAATTTGCGCACACGACAAGCTGGGGTGTGTCCATGCGTTTGATCGGAGCGCTGATAATGACCCACTCCGATAACGACGGCCTCGTTATCCCGCCGCGCGTCGCACCTACAAAAGCAGTCATAGTGCCAATTTCTACTGATAAGTCAAAACTTGACAGTGATATAGTACCCAAGGCGGATGAGCTCAGAACGATGCTCAACAAGGCGCTGGAAGGCCGCTTTGTTCAGGTCGACAAGCAGTTCCACCTTCGTCCCGGCGATAGATTCTTCTATCATCTTCAGAGGGGCGTCCCGCTTCGCCTTGAGCTTGGCGAGAAGGAATTTGGCGAGGAAAAGCTCCGTGCGGTACGCCGTGATACTGGCGAAAAGCTTGACTTAAGCTGGGCTGATGCCGCGGAGGCGATCCCGGCCCTGCTTGATGAAATACAGAAGAACCTCTATGATCGTGCGCTCTGCTTCCGTCAGGAGAACACATTTAAAGCGGGCAGTATGAGTGAATTCAAGGAGATCCTTGAGAAAAAGGGCGGGTTCATAGAGGTCTACTTTGCAGGCACACGGGAAGATGAGAAAGTCATCAAGGAGGCTACGGGCGCAACGCCAAGGTGTTTCCCTCTTGAAAACGCCGATGAACGCGGCAAGTGCTTCTATACGGGTCGCGAAGGGGCCCGTAAGGCTATTTTTGCCAAGGCCTACTAGGTAGTCAGGCAGTCACAGTAATATCGGCATAACGGCTTTACGTTATTCATGGGCTGACCGGAGGCGTAATATATATGTACGTCCTCGGCCGGCTCCTTTTATGCTGTTTCACTGTCACACCGATATTTCCGCGGTTATGATTTTGAGTTGGAAACAAATGTCCCTGTAAATGTCCTTTTCATGCGCTTAGCGTTTAGTACTTATAACTGGAGAATTGTGATATCACTTGCCCACGCAGAAGCTGCCGAATATAACATCAAGCAGATCCTCTGATGCGTCCAGCCCGAGAAGCGATGATATCTGTGCCCTTACGTCCGATATACAGGCTATGGCAAGGTCATCGCCGATGTTTTGTTCAATGGCGTGCTGTGCCTCTTTTATCGAATACAGGGCTCCGCCGAGACATTCTATCTGCCGTGCTGTTACTCCATAGCTGCCTGAGATATTATGTTCTCCGGATACCTCTGTAACCATGATGTCCTTCAGTTCCTCTATCCCCTCTGATTTGAGCGCGGAGACGGAGATGATGCGGCTCTTTGGGAATTTTTCGCTAAGCTCTGTAAAGCCGGTATTCGGAGGCAGGTCGCTTTTGTTAAGTACAATGATATGGGGGAGCGCAGTTGCAGCTATGCCAAGCTGAAGGTCTTCCTCTTCAAGTTTTTCTCCTGTGTCCACGACCCATACCCGCAGGTCAGCCTCGGCAAGCGACTTCATTGAATTGCTGACTCCGATCGATTCTACCTCGTCTGTTGTCTCGCGTATTCCCGCTGTGTCCGTTATCCTTATCGGAACGCCTTTGTGCACTAGTATTTCCTCTATCCTGTCACGCGTAGTTCCGGGCACAGGAGTGACTATGGCGCGGGCTTCTTTAAGCAGCGCATTCAGCAGAGATGATTTTCCCACGTTGGGGCGCCCGACTATTGCTACGCGTATGCCCTCTCTGAGTATGAGGCCGGAACGGCAGCGCGAAAGTATGTCCTCTCCACCCGAAATCAGACTGCTGATGCGTGAAAGGCACTCGTCCCTGGAAAGCATCCCCTCGCCCTCTTCGGGGAAATCGAGGTCGACTTCGAGCTGAGCGGCAAGCAACGTGAGCTCATCAAGAAATTTTTTTATTTCGGTTTTGAATTCTCCCTGCAGAGTCCTGGTCGAAGCGCGAAGGGCCTCGTCGCTCTTTGCCCTTATGACGCCAAGAACTGCCTCTGCCTGAGATAGGTCTATCCTGCCGCTGATAAATGCGCGGCGCGTGAACTCTCCCGGAAGAGCAAGCCTTGCGCCGAGAGCGCAGAGCTCCTCTATGCAGCGCTGTGCGGGCAGTGTTCCGCCGTGGCAGTGTATCTCCACGCACTCCTCGCCTGTATAGCTGGCTCCTTTCTCAAACCGAACGGCAAGCACTTCGTCGAATGGTTCTCCTGAGCTTCCGTAAAGTTTACCAAGCGACATATATCGGGGGTCGGTTTCAGATAAGGTACGCCTGCCGCTGAAAAGTTTATCCGCAAGTGCTGTGCACCCCTGCCCTGATATCCTGACTATGGATATCCCGCCCTCACCCCAGGCGGTCGCAAGAGCTGTTATTATATCCTCCATAGGAATCACCCCGCATAGCCTGAGTATTTTATATGTCTGATGATTTTGATATCAGACTGAGTTTTTTACAACCGCCAATTCATTGTGTATTGAATTATTTTTGGTTTTTATTATATGAGCGTTTGATCGGTAAAGTATGAGATCCCCAAAATGGAAAAAACGGCCCGCGAGGGGCCGCTTACAGGACAGATCCACCGTTGGATATAGCAGTTAAGCCATGGCCTTTATTGCTTCCCCGAGGCGTTTTGCTCCTTCGTCTATCTCTTCCGGCTGTGCAAACGTGAAGCAGGTCCGCATGAAGTCAAGCCCGCTCCCGTCGGCGTAGAACGACGGGCCTGTTACAAATGCCACGCCATGCTCGATCGCCTTCATGAAAAGTTTCTGTGAGTCGATGCCTGGAACCTGAAGCCAGAAGAAAAATCCGCCATCCGGTGTATTATAGATAGTGTTTGACGGCAGGTACTTCTTAAAAGCTATGTCCATCGCGCCGCATTTTTTGCTGTAGTGGGCGATGATCTTTGGAAGAAACTCATCCAGAAAACCAAGGCGGCAATATTCGTAGACAAGAGCCTGGGCAACGACGCTTGAACATAAGTTGGTCCCCTGCTTTATCATAACGAGTTTCTGCATCAGGGTCGGATCGCCAACGATCCATGCAACGCGTGTCCCCGGAGCCAGTATCTTGGAGAAAGAGCAGGCGTACACTACCCTGCCGCTCTGTTTTTTATCCATAGAGTAGATCGTCGGCACTTCATGTCCGCTGTAGCGCAGGTGTCCGTACGGGTCGTCTTCGAAGATTATAAGGTCATACTTTTCTGCGATATCGAGCAGCTTTTTACGCCGTTCCTCCGATAGGGTCGCGCCAGACGGGTTCTGGAAGTTTACTATCGTATAGATAAACTTTATTTTATGCCCGTCCATGCGCCCCCGCTCGATGGCGTCAGGCAGAAGGTCGACGCATAGCCCGTCCTTGTCGCAAGGTACTGATATGAATCTGGCGCCGCGGTTGCGCATAGCGTGAAGGGCGCCCGGATATGTCGGTCCTTCGACGATTATAGTGTCTCCGTCGTTGAGGAGAACGCTGCAAAGGAGGTCCATGCCTTCCTGCGAGCCGGTAGTTATGAGCATTTCTTCCTGCTTTGTCTCGCGACCCATGCGCGGAGCCATCCACTTAGCTATGTATTCCTTGAGCGGAGTATAGCCGTCCGTCGCACCGTACTGAAGGATATCCTTGCCTTCGCGTGTTAGTATACCTGCAGCTTTAGCGAATTCCGTGACTGGGAAGACTGCCGGATCAGGATTGCCGCCTGCGAAAGATATGACCCCAGGTGTCTTAGTGTACTTCATCAGCGCACGGATAGGTGATGGCTTGACGTTACGCGCAATATCGGAAAGCATTGCTTCCCAGTTTACGTTGCTCACTGCATATCCCTCCAACCAAAAATTTTCATAATAAAAAAATCTCTTACAATGTGAAAGAGACCACATTGATAATTATACACTGAAATAATTCTTGCAGCAGCCAGATAAATTGATATATCAACTGTACGGACCATGGAGGATCTTAACGGATGGGCGATAGGGTGCAGGCATTACGCCGCGGGGACATAGCCGGGCAAAAAGCATGTTTGATAAAGCTGCCGTAAGAGGCTATTATAGGACGCGTATGCAAAGTATTGATTAATCGATCGATCATGGAAGGAAGATTATTATGCCAGGCACACAACTTCAGAACATACAGGAAATAAAGAAACTTACGGCAGGCACACAATTCAAGGCGATATTTGTCGCCACCTCGCTTTTTCAGAAGAGTGACAAGAACGGCAAGTCTTATTATGAGATATCTGTCTCAGATTCGACCGGCAGCATAGATGCAAAAATTTGGTCGGATGCGGCATGGTTTGACAGATCTGCTCAGGATACGGACCCTTCAGCTCCGGCAAAGAAACTTGCTGAAGATATGATAAGGAACATTGCCGGGAACACATTGGGAGTTGAAGGCAAGATCGCGGAATACAGGGGACAGCTTCAGTTCAACTTCAACAAGCTGACACTGCTCAATCAGGACAAATTTCCTCCGGCGCAGTATCTTCCCCGTTCTCCGATCCCAATAGACGATCTGACTTCGCGGTTTGAAACGCTTGTGGCATCCTGCCGCCCCGAAATAAAGGTTTTTCTTAGAGCTGTTTTCAGCGGGGAGGTATGGCGGAAGTTTCGCGACTGGCCGGCCGCGGTGAGCCATCACCATGCGTATTCAAACGGGTTGATAGAACACACACTCTCTGTTACCGACTGTGCCAGGTCTATGGCCGAGTCTCTCAACCGCTCGGGATATAAAATAGACGTCGACGTTGTCGTTGCCGGCGGGCTTTTGCACGACATAGGCAAGCTTGATTCATATAAAATGGGGTCTATCCCTGAAATCACGCTTGAGGGCGCGGTGATAGACCATGTGGCGATAGGCTATGCAAGATTCATGGAGTTTGCCGGACGTGAAAAGCTTGAGCCTGATCTGACACTGCAGCTTGCGCACATTCTCCTAAGCCACCATGGGCAGAGGGAATTTGGTTCGCCGGTGGTTCCTGCCACGCCGGAAGCAATGATTGTCTCTTCTGCAGATGAGCTGGACTTCCGCGTATTCTGCTGGAATGACTCTGTCAAAGACCTGACGCCGGAACAGCCGATTTCACAGTGGCATAACGGTACTGCCAGACGCTTCTGGAACAGGTGATGCGTCCTGCTTGCTCCATTGACTGAGGTGTTTGCTCAATAATGTTTTTGACTGTTGGTACATTTGTTTTAGCGGTTACAATGTGTGCGGTGAACCCCCACGGCGTGCGATAGTATAATACAACACCCGTATCGATCAAGTTATAATTAGGAGAAAAACATGGGAAAAGAATTTTATATAACGGCGGATCAGGCCGGCCGCAGGATCGACCGGTTTCTGCGCACAATGTGGCCGCAGGTCCCGCTTGGAGCGATAATGAAGGCCATCCGAAAGGGGGAGGTGCGTCTTGACGCCAGAAAGGCCGCTCCCGACACGAGACTTCAGGAAGGACAATTCCTGCAGGTCCCGTGGAGTGATGATGTGCCTGACCGAGTTTTGCCGGAACGGTATGAATTTTCGTCATGCGCGCCGCTTGATACGATATACAAGGATGATTACATCTGGATAGTTAATAAGCCCGCGGGTCTTCTTACACAGCCTGATGTCAAGGGGGGAGATTCGCTCATAATGCGCGCGCTTGCAGAGCTGCGGTGGGGCAGGAGCGACTTCCGTCCGGCGACGGTACAGCGTCTTGACAGAAATACCTCGGGAGTTGTGATCATAGCGATGAGCGGAGAGTCTCAGCGTTGCCTCTCGCAGCTGATAAGAGAGCGCAGGATCAAAAAAATCTACCGCACCGTGGTCGCCGGTGATATACCGGATAGCGGGGAGATAGATTTCCCACTTATTAAGGATACCGGCAGCAATACGGTAAAGATAGACAAGAGCGGGCAGAGCGCGCTTACCAGATATAAAAAACTCGGTGGCGACGGGAGGATCAGCATTGTCGATGTCGAGCTTGTCACGGGGCGTTCCCACCAGGCCCGTGTGCATCTTGCATCTGTCGGCCATCCTATACTCGGAGACTGCAAGTACGGCGACGGCAAAGGCGCAAAGCGCCCGCTGCTTCATGCTTATTCCCTGACTTTCCCTGATGACGCCGTATTGCCTGAAAATTTGAGAGGAAAGACGTTCACGGCGCCGCTTCCCGACGATATGAAGGTATATTTTCGGCAGAGTACAGGTCCAAAATAGATCGTCATCCTTCTGTTCTCCGTTGATGCCTGAAAATAAAATGCTTGCAACAAAATAATGTCTCTGCTATTATATCGACGCCCTTAACACGGATCTGCGCAAGGCGACGCAGACCTGAGTCTTGGGAATATCGAGCGCAACAGGCTCAGACAGGAGTGATCACAATGATAAAAAAAGAGAAAAAACAGCAGCTCATTGAAGAATTCAAGGTACATGGAGCAGATACGGGCTCTACTGAGGTACAGGTAGCCATCCTGACCGCGCGCATTCTTGAGCTGACCGAGCATATGAAGGTCCATAAGAAGGACTTCCACTCACGTCGCGGTCTTCTCATGATGGTCGGAAAACGCCGTAAACTTCTGCAGTATCTGAAGGACAGGGATTTTGAACGTTATCAGAACCTTATCCAGCGTCTCGGGCTGCGTCACTGATCAGTGTCTTATGAAAAATAGGCAACTTATGCATGGCGAAGGGATCATACCTTCGCCATTTTTGTTGTTATGTGTTATTCTTCAATAGATGAAGACAGATAATAGGGGGAAAATAAGATGAAACAGGTTTTTGAACTGGAGTTCTATGGTAAAAAAATGTCCTTTGAAACAGGGCGTATGGCGAAGCAGGCGAATGCATCCGTCTTTGCTATGCATGGCGGTACGGCAGTTCTCGTTACGTCTGTGCTTGCCGATAAGGCAAGGGAAGGCCTTGATTTTTTCCCGCTTCTTGTAGATTTTGAGGAGCGTTTTTACTCTGCAGGTAAGGTCCCGGGAGGATTTATTAAGCGGGAAGGCCGTCCATCTGAGACCGCAATACTGAGCGGAAGAATGATAGACCGTTCAGTCCGTTCCCTCTTCCCTGAATGGATGAGAAACGACGTCCAAATCGTAGCTACCGTTATGTCAGTCGACCAGGCTAATCCGGCTAACATCCTGGGCATAAACGGCGCGTCACTGGCGCTCTCAATGTCTGATATCCCATGGGACGGGCCTATAGGTGCCGTGCGTATCGGCTGCATTGACGGGGTGCTTGTTGTCAATCCGGACGAGACCGACATGCCAAACAGCACTCTTGACCTTGTCGTTGCAGGACACAGGGGCGGAGTAACAATGGTGGAGGCGGGAGCTCAGGAAGTATCAGAGGAACTGCTTGTCGATGCGCTTGAACTTGCGAATAATGCAATACGTCAGATAGTGGATTTTATAGACGGAGTATGTGCACAGGTCGGCAGGCCGAAGGTGCAGCTCCGGGCTCCGGAGGCCGTTCCGGAGATAGATGAGTGGATGGAGAGAGAACTTTACAATGATATCTATGCTGCGGTGCAGCTTCATGAGAAACAGCTTCGCGGTGCGGCGATAGCGGAAGCGCAGCAGAAGGCCGAAGAATATTTTGCGGTGTGCCGCCCCGATTCAGAAAAATATATCTCGGCTGTCATGGATGCAATGGTCAAAAAATGCATAAGAAAGCTTCTGCTCGATGAAAAACGCCGTTCAGACGGACGCGCGATGGATGAGCTCCGCAAAATCACATGTGAAGTAGATATACTTCCGATGACCCACGGCTCTGCGCTCTTTACCCGCGGCGAGACACAGTCACTCGGCGTAACGACACTGGGCATGATGGGCACTGATGATCAGGTACTTGACGGTCTTAAGCTTGACGAGCCCTCAAAAAGATTTATCATGCACTATAACTTTCCCCCGTACTCGGTAGGAGAAGTCCGCCCCATGCGCGGGCCGGGACGCCGCGAGATAGGTCACGGCGCGCTTGCGGAGAGAGCTCTGCGTGCGGTGCTGCCCGATGAAGAGAGCTTCCCCTACGTTGTCCGTCAGGTGTCCGACATACTTGAATCGAACGGCTCAAGCTCAATGGCCAGTGTATGCAGCGGCAGCCTTTCGATGATGGCGGCAGGCGTGCCTATAAGGAAGGCGGTCGCGGGGATCGCAATGGGACTTATCGCAGATGAAGATGAAGGCAAGTTGGGTATACTGACTGACATTCAGGGTCTTGAGGACCACTACGGCGACATGGACTTCAAGGTCGCAGGTACCCGCGATGGCGTCACCGCGCTTCAGATGGACAACAAAGCAGGCGGGATCACAAGAGAGGTTTTGGTTAAGGCTCTTGCTCAGGCAAAGGCCGGTCGTATGCAGATCCTTGACATAATGGATGAGGCCATATCTGCTCCCCGTGCCGAACTTTCATTGACAGCGCCTAAGATAATCACTATAAGCATCGATCCGGAAAAGATCCGTGACATTATAGGGCCGGGCGGCAAGATGATCCGCTCGATCGTACAGCGCACCGGAGCAAAGATCGACGTCGACGACAGCGGGCGTGTCTATGTGGCTGCCGTAAATGACGACTCAGCCCAGTCTGCGGTGAAGATAATCAACGATCTTGTCCGTCAGATCAAGGCTGGGGAGACCTTTGTAGGTACCGTCACCAGGATGCTCAATTTTGGCGTCTTTGTCGAAGTCCTGCCGGGCAAAGAGGGGTTGCTCCATGTCAGCGAGGTCAGCACATATCACATCCCAAGGCTTGAGGATGTATTCAGTGTGGGCGACAAGATACTTGTCACGGTCAAAGAGATAGATGACATGCACAGGGTCAACCTCAGCCGCAAGCGCATCCTTGAACAGCTTGACGAGCTTGCGAAGGATCCTGAATTTACTGAGCAGGTTGCAGTTGAAAAGCAGCGTGAAGAGAAATATGCTCTCCTCCCCAAAAGTGACGGCGCACCCAGAAGGGAAGGCGCTCCGAGGCGCGACGACGGAGACAGGCCGCGCAGAGATTTTGGCTCGGACAGAGGAGACAGGAGCGGTGATCGCCGCCCGGCCCGCCGTTTTGAAAGAGAACAGAAAAAGTAGAATTTTAAAATGGGAACGATCATAGTAAAGGTCAAAGCCGCAGACGGCATATCCCTCCCTGCGTATGCAACGGTTGGGTCTTCCGGCATGGATGTGCGCGCCGCGGAATCCGCAGTCATTCACGCCGGTGATCGCGGTTGCGTCGGCACGGGGCTTTATTTGGAAATGCCCCTTGGCTGTGAGGCGCAGATAAGGCCAAGGAGCGGCCTTGCGCTGAAGCACGGAGTTACGGTACTTAATGCACCGGGGACGATCGACTCTGACTACCGCGGAGAAGTGCGCATAATCCTCGTCAACCACGGCAGGGACGATTTTGTCGTTGAGCCAGGAGACAGGATAGCGCAGATAGTATTTGCCGCTGTTACACATGTCGATATCGTAAGGTCAGATGAGCTTGCGGATACAGAGCGTTCGTCAGGTGGTTTTGGAAGCACAGGCAGGAAATAAGGCATTTTTACAGGAGGGATATTTTATGGCACGTTTTTTTACCCGCGAAGGGAAGGTTTTTGAGGCCGACAGCGCGTCAGTCCGTCAGCTTCTTGAAGTATGGCATCTCAAAAAGGCGATAGGAGCGAAGGTGGACGGGGCGCTTATCGACTGTGACAAGATATTCACGGCTGACACAGAGATCACGCCTATATCCCCTGACTGCGCGGAGGGGCTTGACCTTCTGCGCCATTCGACGGCACACCTCATGGCTCACGCCGTACTCAGACTCTTCCCTGGGGCTAAGTTCGGCATAGGCCCGTCCATAAAGGACGGATTCTACTACGACATCAGATTCCCCAAGCCGATATCCGACGAGGACCTGCCTAAGATAGAGGCGGAGATGCGGAAGATATCACAGGAAAAAGTACCTCTTGTAAGGGAAGAACTGTCCAAGCAAGATGCAGTAAAACTTTTTACAGAGCTTGGCGAAGACCTCAAGGTCGAGATGATCGAAAACATAGAAGACGGGACTATCCTGTCAATATACAGGGAGGGCGATTTTGTCGATTTCTGCCGCGGTCCCCACGTCCCGCACACCGGATGCTGCAAATTCTTCAAACTTCTCTCTCTTGCCGGAGCATATTGGCATGGCGACGAGAACAAAGAGATGCTTACGCGTATCTACGGGACTGCTTTCGGAACAGAGGATGAACTGAAAGAATATCTTCGCAGGGTCGAAGAGGCTAAGGCGCGTGACCACCGCAAGCTCGGAAAGGAACTTGACCTCTTCAGTATCCATCCTGAGGGTCCGGGATTCCCGTTCTTCCATCCCAAGGGGATGGTGATAATGAACAACCTGATAGAGTTCTGGCGTAAAGAACACACCAAACGCGGCTATGTAGAGATAAAAACTCCGATGATCCTTGACCGCTCGCTCTGGCTCCGCTCCGGGCACTGGGATCACTATAAGGAAAATATGTATTTCACGGAGATAGACGGAACTCCGTTCGCAATCAAGCCAATGAATTGCCCCGGCGGCATTCTTGTCTATAATAACGATATCCGCAGCTACCGGGAGTTGCCGCTGCGAATGGCTGAACTCGGTTTCGTCCACCGTCATGAGCGTTCCGGCGCACTGCACGGGCTTATGCGCGTCCGCGCGTTTACTCAGGATGACGCACACGTCTACTGCATGCCCGAACAGGTCAAAGACGAGATAAAGGCAATAATGGATCTGAACCGATATATCTATAAGGACGTCTTCGGATTTAAATAC
Above is a genomic segment from Synergistaceae bacterium containing:
- a CDS encoding HD domain-containing protein, which produces MPGTQLQNIQEIKKLTAGTQFKAIFVATSLFQKSDKNGKSYYEISVSDSTGSIDAKIWSDAAWFDRSAQDTDPSAPAKKLAEDMIRNIAGNTLGVEGKIAEYRGQLQFNFNKLTLLNQDKFPPAQYLPRSPIPIDDLTSRFETLVASCRPEIKVFLRAVFSGEVWRKFRDWPAAVSHHHAYSNGLIEHTLSVTDCARSMAESLNRSGYKIDVDVVVAGGLLHDIGKLDSYKMGSIPEITLEGAVIDHVAIGYARFMEFAGREKLEPDLTLQLAHILLSHHGQREFGSPVVPATPEAMIVSSADELDFRVFCWNDSVKDLTPEQPISQWHNGTARRFWNR
- a CDS encoding polyribonucleotide nucleotidyltransferase, whose translation is MKQVFELEFYGKKMSFETGRMAKQANASVFAMHGGTAVLVTSVLADKAREGLDFFPLLVDFEERFYSAGKVPGGFIKREGRPSETAILSGRMIDRSVRSLFPEWMRNDVQIVATVMSVDQANPANILGINGASLALSMSDIPWDGPIGAVRIGCIDGVLVVNPDETDMPNSTLDLVVAGHRGGVTMVEAGAQEVSEELLVDALELANNAIRQIVDFIDGVCAQVGRPKVQLRAPEAVPEIDEWMERELYNDIYAAVQLHEKQLRGAAIAEAQQKAEEYFAVCRPDSEKYISAVMDAMVKKCIRKLLLDEKRRSDGRAMDELRKITCEVDILPMTHGSALFTRGETQSLGVTTLGMMGTDDQVLDGLKLDEPSKRFIMHYNFPPYSVGEVRPMRGPGRREIGHGALAERALRAVLPDEESFPYVVRQVSDILESNGSSSMASVCSGSLSMMAAGVPIRKAVAGIAMGLIADEDEGKLGILTDIQGLEDHYGDMDFKVAGTRDGVTALQMDNKAGGITREVLVKALAQAKAGRMQILDIMDEAISAPRAELSLTAPKIITISIDPEKIRDIIGPGGKMIRSIVQRTGAKIDVDDSGRVYVAAVNDDSAQSAVKIINDLVRQIKAGETFVGTVTRMLNFGVFVEVLPGKEGLLHVSEVSTYHIPRLEDVFSVGDKILVTVKEIDDMHRVNLSRKRILEQLDELAKDPEFTEQVAVEKQREEKYALLPKSDGAPRREGAPRRDDGDRPRRDFGSDRGDRSGDRRPARRFEREQKK
- the dut gene encoding dUTP diphosphatase, whose protein sequence is MGTIIVKVKAADGISLPAYATVGSSGMDVRAAESAVIHAGDRGCVGTGLYLEMPLGCEAQIRPRSGLALKHGVTVLNAPGTIDSDYRGEVRIILVNHGRDDFVVEPGDRIAQIVFAAVTHVDIVRSDELADTERSSGGFGSTGRK
- a CDS encoding RluA family pseudouridine synthase; this encodes MGKEFYITADQAGRRIDRFLRTMWPQVPLGAIMKAIRKGEVRLDARKAAPDTRLQEGQFLQVPWSDDVPDRVLPERYEFSSCAPLDTIYKDDYIWIVNKPAGLLTQPDVKGGDSLIMRALAELRWGRSDFRPATVQRLDRNTSGVVIIAMSGESQRCLSQLIRERRIKKIYRTVVAGDIPDSGEIDFPLIKDTGSNTVKIDKSGQSALTRYKKLGGDGRISIVDVELVTGRSHQARVHLASVGHPILGDCKYGDGKGAKRPLLHAYSLTFPDDAVLPENLRGKTFTAPLPDDMKVYFRQSTGPK
- the thrS gene encoding threonine--tRNA ligase yields the protein MARFFTREGKVFEADSASVRQLLEVWHLKKAIGAKVDGALIDCDKIFTADTEITPISPDCAEGLDLLRHSTAHLMAHAVLRLFPGAKFGIGPSIKDGFYYDIRFPKPISDEDLPKIEAEMRKISQEKVPLVREELSKQDAVKLFTELGEDLKVEMIENIEDGTILSIYREGDFVDFCRGPHVPHTGCCKFFKLLSLAGAYWHGDENKEMLTRIYGTAFGTEDELKEYLRRVEEAKARDHRKLGKELDLFSIHPEGPGFPFFHPKGMVIMNNLIEFWRKEHTKRGYVEIKTPMILDRSLWLRSGHWDHYKENMYFTEIDGTPFAIKPMNCPGGILVYNNDIRSYRELPLRMAELGFVHRHERSGALHGLMRVRAFTQDDAHVYCMPEQVKDEIKAIMDLNRYIYKDVFGFKYYVELSTRPENSMGDPKLWDIAEQWLKEALEETGTTYKLNPGDGAFYGPKIDFHLEDCIGRTWQCGTIQLDFQMPEKFDMTYIGSDGAEHRPVMLHRTVLGSLERFMGILIENYAGAFPYWLAPVQVKLLQVSADFTAYTDELSKKLRNAGIRTEVDARDEKLGKKIRDAQLQKVPYMLVIGAREAEEGTVAVRDRSKGDLGSMSFEGFIEHLKGEFDPL
- the mnmE gene encoding tRNA uridine-5-carboxymethylaminomethyl(34) synthesis GTPase MnmE, with the translated sequence MEDIITALATAWGEGGISIVRISGQGCTALADKLFSGRRTLSETDPRYMSLGKLYGSSGEPFDEVLAVRFEKGASYTGEECVEIHCHGGTLPAQRCIEELCALGARLALPGEFTRRAFISGRIDLSQAEAVLGVIRAKSDEALRASTRTLQGEFKTEIKKFLDELTLLAAQLEVDLDFPEEGEGMLSRDECLSRISSLISGGEDILSRCRSGLILREGIRVAIVGRPNVGKSSLLNALLKEARAIVTPVPGTTRDRIEEILVHKGVPIRITDTAGIRETTDEVESIGVSNSMKSLAEADLRVWVVDTGEKLEEEDLQLGIAATALPHIIVLNKSDLPPNTGFTELSEKFPKSRIISVSALKSEGIEELKDIMVTEVSGEHNISGSYGVTARQIECLGGALYSIKEAQHAIEQNIGDDLAIACISDVRAQISSLLGLDASEDLLDVIFGSFCVGK
- the rpsO gene encoding 30S ribosomal protein S15; amino-acid sequence: MIKKEKKQQLIEEFKVHGADTGSTEVQVAILTARILELTEHMKVHKKDFHSRRGLLMMVGKRRKLLQYLKDRDFERYQNLIQRLGLRH
- the proS gene encoding proline--tRNA ligase, producing the protein MAKNITPKEKDYSQWYLDIIRVAEMADYAPVRGCMVVRPTGFAIWEMVQKAFDDAFKETGHVNASFPLLIPESFLAKEAEHVEGFAPECAVVTHAGGEELEEPLIIRPTSETVIGYMYSKWVQSWRDLPILINQWCNVMRWEKRPRLFLRTSEFLWQEGHTAHATKEEAVEETLQMLEVYRRIMVDYLALPVIPGEKTEGERFPGADNTYTCETMMSDKKALQAGTSHYLGQNFAKAFEIQFQDKNGEMEFAHTTSWGVSMRLIGALIMTHSDNDGLVIPPRVAPTKAVIVPISTDKSKLDSDIVPKADELRTMLNKALEGRFVQVDKQFHLRPGDRFFYHLQRGVPLRLELGEKEFGEEKLRAVRRDTGEKLDLSWADAAEAIPALLDEIQKNLYDRALCFRQENTFKAGSMSEFKEILEKKGGFIEVYFAGTREDEKVIKEATGATPRCFPLENADERGKCFYTGREGARKAIFAKAY
- a CDS encoding PLP-dependent aminotransferase family protein, coding for MSNVNWEAMLSDIARNVKPSPIRALMKYTKTPGVISFAGGNPDPAVFPVTEFAKAAGILTREGKDILQYGATDGYTPLKEYIAKWMAPRMGRETKQEEMLITTGSQEGMDLLCSVLLNDGDTIIVEGPTYPGALHAMRNRGARFISVPCDKDGLCVDLLPDAIERGRMDGHKIKFIYTIVNFQNPSGATLSEERRKKLLDIAEKYDLIIFEDDPYGHLRYSGHEVPTIYSMDKKQSGRVVYACSFSKILAPGTRVAWIVGDPTLMQKLVMIKQGTNLCSSVVAQALVYEYCRLGFLDEFLPKIIAHYSKKCGAMDIAFKKYLPSNTIYNTPDGGFFFWLQVPGIDSQKLFMKAIEHGVAFVTGPSFYADGSGLDFMRTCFTFAQPEEIDEGAKRLGEAIKAMA